The nucleotide sequence CTTCCTATTCTTCATGTCGTTGTGCGCAGTCTGGAGATAGGAGGAAGAATTGTTGGCCATGTTATATGCGATGCGATGCGCACGCAGAGCCGTTTCCAAGGGTAAGGAATCCAAATAAGTCACGATCGGCACCCGTTCTTGGATAGTGCCGTCCAAGCTGTCCCTGGTCAGGTGATAGGCTTTGGTCGTATACTTGACCAGATTATCCGCTCTACGCTGTACCTGGGCTTTGAGAGAATCAGCAGTGGTGCTCAACTGGGACATGTCCTGCATCGGGATATTGTTGGTCCATTTCTCCTCATCCGACTCTTGGAATTGCAGACTGGACACATCTATGCGCAGTTCCATTTGATCGAAGGTGGTGGTGAGGTGAGGGCTGCTCTTAGGACTGTTCTTCTGCGTAGGTGCAGACTGCTCATCATAGCTGATACCATCGTAGAGGTCCATGATGAGATATCTACCAGAGATGGTCTTTCTCATCTTACCCTTCTTAGCCCGGATAACTCGTGCATTGCCCATTTCGGGCAGCCGATGGTCGTAAATGAGGATATCACCGAGCTCCCCGGTCTTCTCATTCTTTTGGTTGATACGGATACTGAATCCGGCCATTCCGTTGTAGAAGACCCCTTCTTTGACATCCATCAGGGGTTTGTGGTAGACGATGTCGTGCAGTAGGGATTTCGATTTGAGGTTGGCGTAAGGCGTTACACGATTGGAGAAGAAGAAGGCACCTATTGCAATAACGATGATGAGGACGATCAATGGCCTCATGATACGAAGCAGTGAAAGACCACTGGATTTCAGGGCGACCAATTCATAATTCTCGGCCAGATTGCCGAAGGTCATAATGGATGAGAGGAGTATGGAAAGGGGGAGGGCCAGGGCGACCAGGTTGGTCGATTGGAAGATCAATAGCTCAGCGATGATCGTCCATTCCAATCCTTTGCCCATGAGGTCATCCAGATATTTCCAGACGAACTGCATGAGTAGAATGAATAGGATCAAGACAAAGGTCAGCGCGAAAGGACCAAGAAAAGATTTGATTATCAGCTTGCTGAGCTTCTTCATCGGGACCTTTTACTGAATCAACGAGACCCGGTCAGACCTGAGTATCAGCCTCCGATATTCTGTCTCAGTGTCTCGACCTGCTTGGACCAGAGGTCAGAGGTCTCTTCTTCTTCACCTTCATCACAGTAATCCGTGATGATCAGAGCCACATCATTGGTCATCGGGTCGATCTGAATGCGGAACTCGAAGAAAGATGAGGAATCATCGGACTCGACCCACTTATACTTCACGAACTCATCACGTTTTTTGGAAACAAGCTCTGCGATCTCTTCACTGCCATCCCATATAAAGGAATAGGTCCCATCCCGATTGATATTCACATCCTCAGCAAACCATCGCGATAGTCCGCTCGGGGTGCTCAGCATTTGATAGAGCACCTTGACCGAGGTCTTCAATGTGAATTCTAACTGTAGTTTTTCCATGTACATATTTCGCTTGTTCTATACACCAAGCATGCCAATATAACAAAAAGCGCGTGCTGGCTGGGTCAATCCTATGAATACCAATAAAAAAGCCTCTTCGAGAAGAGGCTTGAGTAGCGAAGGGGGGAATTGAACCCCCGACCTCAGGGTTATGAATCCTGCGCTCTAACCACCTGAGCTACCTCGCCAGAATCCTTGAAATATTTTCAAGGGCTGCAAATATAGAGAATGATGCATTTGTCCAAGCCTAAATGAGTCATCATCCTATCAAATCCACCAACGGTCATCGCCAGCGCCCTGATCTGTGCTTGTTCGATCTAGAAGAATGGAAGGTGAACAGAGAAGGAAGAAGGGCATCCCAGCAAGGAAAGGCCTGTACATCCTAGAGGGGCACCAATAGAAAGGGGCCCGCAACCTTGTCGCAGACCCCTATTCACCCTTAACCAACTCTTAATGTCTAAGCAAATATATATAATAATTAAACATAAAGCGAATGTCGTATGCTATTTATTCTATATTTGTTTCACATATCACATAAAAAGTTAGACACATGACTGAAAAATCTCTCATACAAGCCTTACAGAACGGGAATCGTTCTGCATTCAAGGT is from Flavobacteriales bacterium and encodes:
- a CDS encoding YjgP/YjgQ family permease — translated: MKKLSKLIIKSFLGPFALTFVLILFILLMQFVWKYLDDLMGKGLEWTIIAELLIFQSTNLVALALPLSILLSSIMTFGNLAENYELVALKSSGLSLLRIMRPLIVLIIVIAIGAFFFSNRVTPYANLKSKSLLHDIVYHKPLMDVKEGVFYNGMAGFSIRINQKNEKTGELGDILIYDHRLPEMGNARVIRAKKGKMRKTISGRYLIMDLYDGISYDEQSAPTQKNSPKSSPHLTTTFDQMELRIDVSSLQFQESDEEKWTNNIPMQDMSQLSTTADSLKAQVQRRADNLVKYTTKAYHLTRDSLDGTIQERVPIVTYLDSLPLETALRAHRIAYNMANNSSSYLQTAHNDMKNRKVYINKHWNEWHRKLTLSLACVLLFFIGGPLGAIIKKGGLGMPVVFSIVFFLIFHITSISGEKMVNSGSLEPYQGMWLSSLVLLPFALFLTYKAANDSQLFDSSAYGKWFSKFKRGKKGLDEDSPTVS
- a CDS encoding SRPBCC domain-containing protein; amino-acid sequence: MEKLQLEFTLKTSVKVLYQMLSTPSGLSRWFAEDVNINRDGTYSFIWDGSEEIAELVSKKRDEFVKYKWVESDDSSSFFEFRIQIDPMTNDVALIITDYCDEGEEEETSDLWSKQVETLRQNIGG